One window of Triticum dicoccoides isolate Atlit2015 ecotype Zavitan chromosome 5A, WEW_v2.0, whole genome shotgun sequence genomic DNA carries:
- the LOC119299583 gene encoding uncharacterized protein LOC119299583 encodes MASGSATAGSQSSVGESEGRLGPGAVDPRYPLWAYVQKLVPEEANGDGAAVASGSRGGNAKFRCNFCKKIYPGSYSRVKPHLLQITKKDVATCDKIPHAAFEQLCKEDRAAAQLLQNGPTRHTIPLPPYDASAPTRKRKQSAIAESFNAEVRQQADAHIARMFYTAGLPFNLARNPDFRAAMSFIANSSLGGYVPPGYNSLRTTLLDQEKKHIQRSLEPIKSTWPYKGVTIATDGWSDPQRRPILNFMAVTEGGPMFLKAIDTEGEIKTKEYIFEKLKEVIEEVGVECVVQVVTDNAANCKAAGLMIEAKYKNILWTPCIVHTLNLALKNICDPKNNEGDNFHLWFIKEVAEEASFIKNFVMTHSMRLSMFNEFSKLKFLQIAETRFASVVIMLKRLLLIKDALVQMVVHPNWAAYREDDTAKAQRVKELILNDIWWDRIGYVVSFTEPIYAMIRLADTDKPCLHLIYEMWDSMIEKERRKVTSVSCMTLLKRSLFPDGPRAIPLYIVLLTH; translated from the exons ATGGCATCTGGGAGCGCCACAGCTGGTAGCCAATCGTCCGTGGGTGAGAGTGAAGGCCGTCTTGGTCCTGGTGCTGTAGATCCAAGGTATCCTCTGTGGGCTTATGTGCAGAAGCTTGTACCAGAAGAAGCAAATGGTGATGGTGCAGCTGTTGCCTCTGGTAGCCGTGGAGGAAACGCCAAGTTCCGCTGCAATTTCTGCAAGAAAATTTACCCAGGCAGCTATTCAAGAGTGAAGCCTCATCTTCTTCAGATAACAAAGAAAGATGTAGCTACATGTGACAAAATACCACATGCTGCCTTTGAGCAACTTTGCAAGGAAGATAGAGCAGCTGCTCAACTCCTTCAAAATGGTCCAACCAGGCATACAATTCCTTTACCCCCCTATGATGCATCTGCTCCAACAAGAAAACGAAAGCAATCAGCTATTGCAGAGAGTTTTAATGCTGAAGTCCGGCAACAAGCTGATGCTCATATTGCTAGGATGTTTTACACTGCAG GGCTTCCATTCAATCTTGCAAGGAACCCTGACTTTAGGGCAGCCATGAGCTTCATTGCAAACAGCAGCTTGGGTGGGTATGTGCCTCCAGGATATAATTCATTGAGGACAACTCTTCTTGATCAAGAGAAGAAGCATATTCAGAGGAGCCTAGAGCCTATTAAATCAACATGGCCTTACAAAGGAGTGACCATTGCGACGGATGGGTGGTCTGATCCTCAAAGGCGGCCCATTCTAAACTTCATGGCTGTGACAGAAGGTGGTCCAATGTTCCTAAAAGCAATTGACACCGAGGGAGAG ATTAAAACCAAGGAATACATCTTTGAGAAGCTAAAGGAAGTGATCGAGGAAGTTGGAGTTGAGTGTGTGGTTCAAGTGGTGACCGACAATGCTGCAAACTGCAAAGCTGCTGGGTTGATGATTGAAGCAAAGTACAAGAACATATTATGGACTCCTTGCATAGTGCACActctcaatcttgcattgaagaacatatgtgatccgaagaacaacgaGGGAGACAATTTCCATCTTTGGTTCATCAAAGAGGTGGCTGAGGAAGCTTCTTTCATCAAGAACTTTGTCATGACTCATAGCATGAGGTTGTCTATGTTCAATGAGTTCAGCAAGCTCAAATTTCTTCAAATTGCAGAAACTAGATTCGCAAGTGTCGTGATCATGCTCAAGAGGCTTCTATTGATCAAGGATGCACTTGTTCAAATGGTTGTCCATCCTAATTGGGCTGCTTATAGGGAGGATGATACAGCTAAAGCTCAAAGGGTTAAGGAGCTTATTCTCAATGATATTTGGTGGGACAGAATTGGATACGTTGTTTCTTTCACCGAGCCTATTTATGCAATGATAAGGTTGGCTGACACGGACAAGCCATGTCTCCATTTGATCTATGAAATGTGGGATTCCATGATAGAGAAG GAAAGGAGGAAGGTGACGAGTGTATCTTGTATGACATTATTAAAGAGATCCTTGTTTCCCGATGGACCAAGAGCAATACCCCTTTACATTGTCTTGCTCACTCACTAA